Proteins encoded by one window of Puntigrus tetrazona isolate hp1 chromosome 25, ASM1883169v1, whole genome shotgun sequence:
- the LOC122330759 gene encoding nestin-like, producing MASQSQLSWSSKVVSSMTFNISESEQTIPVKEAITEKEMAVTEDIATKTPFRSMSAAEVSQDELNSKENVDESVVAVEPEDLVNENKSEQEEDNKKEGLLEEDTEKPDAPQGRQEEDMMQAEHAQEELKTNRDEEEMTDKPLEEDRLENEKTTAEESRTETEMSKEPLEDDQQDRDKEQEPEEHHIESLKSEGDPIQNLKTSAGSKELEEEEMAVSTVDAKVVPEEPTMGKTMSFISEKDMDPVLNEKVKCFPTKELKTGDILGPVESEVTAFPDKEQTTKKVKSRKVLIV from the coding sequence ATGGCATCTCAATCTCAGCTCAGTTGGTCCTCAAAAGTTGTTTCTTCTATGACATTCAATATCAGTGAAAGTGAACAAACAATTCCTGTAAAAGAAGCTATCACTGAAAAGGAAATGGCAGTTACAGAAGACATAGCAACTAAAACTCCATTTAGAAGCATGAGTGCAGCAGAAGTGAGTCAAGATGAGTTAAACAGCAAGGAGAATGTAGACGAGAGCGTTGTAGCTGTAGAACCAGAAGATCTGGTGAATGAGAATAAAAGTGAACAGGAAGAAGACAACAAAAAAGAGGGATTGCTGGAGGAAGATACAGAGAAACCAGATGCACCTCAAGGAAGACAAGAGGAAGATATGATGCAGGCTGAACATGCACAGGAAGAACTGAAGACTAATAGAGATGAAGAAGAGATGACAGATAAGCCTCTTGAAGAAGATCGCctggaaaatgaaaagacaaCTGCAGAAGAAAGTAGGACAGAGACAGAAATGTCAAAAGAACCTCTGGAGGATGACCAACAAGACCGAGATAAGGAGCAAGAACCTGAAGAACATCATATTGAGTCTCTGAAATCTGAAGGTGATCCTATCCAAAATTTGAAAACATCTGCAGGGTCTAAAGAgcttgaagaagaagaaatggcAGTCAGCACAGTTGATGCCAAAGTGGTGCCTGAAGAACCAACAATGGGGAAGACCATGTCTTTCATCTCTGAGAAAGACATGGACCctgttttaaatgagaaagtAAAATGTTTCCCCACAAAAGAGCTAAAAACAGGTGACATTCTTGGACCTGTAGAATCAGAGGTCACCGCCTTTCCTGACAAAGAACAGACAACGAAAAAAGTGAAATCTCGAAAGGTACTTATCGTATAG